From Pseudorca crassidens isolate mPseCra1 chromosome 7, mPseCra1.hap1, whole genome shotgun sequence, a single genomic window includes:
- the MYMK gene encoding protein myomaker isoform X1, translated as MGTLAAKLLLPTLSSLVFLPTVSIAAKRQFHMEAMVYLFTMFFVALYHACNGPGLSVLCFLRHDILEYFSVYGTALSMWVSLMALADFDEPKRSTLVMFGVLTIAVRTYHDRWGYGVYSGPIGTAVLIITAKWLQQMKETRRLYPDKSVYTQQIGPGLCFGALALMLRFFFEDWDYTYVHSFYHCALAMAFVLLLPKVNKKAGSAGPPAKLHCSTLCCACI; from the exons ATGGGGACTCTGGCGGCCAAACTGCTCCTGCCCACGCTCAGCAGCCTGGTCTTCCTCCCCACGGTCAGCATTGCTGCCAAGAGGCAGTTCCACATGGAGGCCATGGTCTACCTCTTCACCATGTTCTTTGTGGCG CTCTACCACGCCTGCAACGGGCCCGGCCTGTCGGTTCTCTGTTTCCTGCGCCACGACATCCTGGAGTACTTCAGCGTCTACGGGACGGCCCTGAGCATGTGGGTGTCACTGATGG CACTGGCTGACTTCGATGAGCCCAAGCGGTCGACTTTAGTGATGTTTGGCGTCCTGACCATCGCCGTGCGGACCTACCATGACCGCTGGGGCTATGGGGTGTACTCGGGGCCCATCGGCACAGCCGTCCTCATCATCACGGCCAAGTGG ctgcagcagatgaaggagacgAGGCGCCTGTATCCCGACAAGAGCGTGTACACCCAGCAGATAGGCCCCGGCCTCTGCTTTGGGGCCCTGGCTCTCATGCTGCGCTTCTTCTTTGAG GACTGGGATTACACCTACGTCCACAGCTTCTACCACTGTGCCCTGGCCATGGCCTTCGTCCTGCTGCTGCCCAAGGTCAACAAGAAGGCTGGAAGCGCGGGGCCCCCCGCCAAGCTGCACTGCTCCACCCTCTGCTGTGCTTGTATCTAA
- the MYMK gene encoding protein myomaker isoform X2 gives MLCSQGNTWPMLYHACNGPGLSVLCFLRHDILEYFSVYGTALSMWVSLMALADFDEPKRSTLVMFGVLTIAVRTYHDRWGYGVYSGPIGTAVLIITAKWLQQMKETRRLYPDKSVYTQQIGPGLCFGALALMLRFFFEDWDYTYVHSFYHCALAMAFVLLLPKVNKKAGSAGPPAKLHCSTLCCACI, from the exons ATGCTGTGTTCACAGGGAAACACTTGGCCGATG CTCTACCACGCCTGCAACGGGCCCGGCCTGTCGGTTCTCTGTTTCCTGCGCCACGACATCCTGGAGTACTTCAGCGTCTACGGGACGGCCCTGAGCATGTGGGTGTCACTGATGG CACTGGCTGACTTCGATGAGCCCAAGCGGTCGACTTTAGTGATGTTTGGCGTCCTGACCATCGCCGTGCGGACCTACCATGACCGCTGGGGCTATGGGGTGTACTCGGGGCCCATCGGCACAGCCGTCCTCATCATCACGGCCAAGTGG ctgcagcagatgaaggagacgAGGCGCCTGTATCCCGACAAGAGCGTGTACACCCAGCAGATAGGCCCCGGCCTCTGCTTTGGGGCCCTGGCTCTCATGCTGCGCTTCTTCTTTGAG GACTGGGATTACACCTACGTCCACAGCTTCTACCACTGTGCCCTGGCCATGGCCTTCGTCCTGCTGCTGCCCAAGGTCAACAAGAAGGCTGGAAGCGCGGGGCCCCCCGCCAAGCTGCACTGCTCCACCCTCTGCTGTGCTTGTATCTAA